The following are encoded in a window of Diorhabda sublineata isolate icDioSubl1.1 chromosome 5, icDioSubl1.1, whole genome shotgun sequence genomic DNA:
- the LOC130444188 gene encoding uncharacterized protein LOC130444188, whose protein sequence is MAFMKHNPTKLRSKKTKVFNMGYIYQFLKDAQNFQYLMRKVAAIFGIARSCRRDELKKLSIEDIEEVDSILILEELRSKTDKERSFVIRDEVEEGLNLIDIYQTNMNFLPIIHLEIIILKIAKIFIYF, encoded by the exons ATGGCCTTTATGAAGCATAATCCTACAAAATTACGGTCAAAAAAGACCAAAGTATTTAATATGGGATACATTTATCAGTTTCTAAAAGACGCTCAGAATTTCCAGTATTTGATGAGAAAA GTCGCTGCAATATTTGGCATCGCAAGGTCATGTCGTAGAGATGAGCtcaaaaaattgagtattgaagACATAGAAGAAGTGGATTCAATATTAATTCTAGAAGAGCTACGTTCAAAAACTGACAAGGAACGAAGTTTTGTCATTAGAGATGAGGTTGAAGAAGGATTAAATTTGATCGATATATACCAGACAAACATGAATTTTCTTCCCATAATTCacttagaaataataatattgaaaattgcaaaaatatttatttacttttaa